In the genome of Pseudomonas protegens, one region contains:
- a CDS encoding TonB-dependent siderophore receptor, whose translation MSEVHKSKLAQAIKLGLWGALAVYGAALLPLTAVAASEQTAVRRFDIAGGDLTEVLSRYASAAGAAISFDARQTAGLRSAGLKGEYGVQEGFARILAGSGWQAEPQSNGSYVLRPVPQGSGALELGATQVQGQELGATTEYSGSYTTGAVTIGKGQHSLKETPQSVTVITRKMLDDQNLNTIDQVMEKTPGITLYDSPMGGKYFYSRGFRMTGQYQYDGVPLDMGSSYVQADSFSSDMAFYDRVEILRGAAGMLKGAGGTAGSVNFVRKRGQATPHTELTMSAGSWDNYRAQVDTGGPLNDAGTVRGRAVVTQQTRQYFYDLGERKDQVYYGALDFDLSDDTTLGLGMAYEDVDSRPCWGGLPRYSDGSDLKLGRSTCLNTAWNNSRSKRATYFADLRQQLNDDWALKVAGVYSRNTQDVEYAFPSGSVPVGASRSSTLMLGSIYDYDQVDYGFDAYVDGHFQAFGQEHELIFGANASRSIKDDFYAVTGLPQRQNVLDPDHHLPKPDASYYESNSTRGGPSDLRIQQQGLYSTLRLKLADPLTLVMGSRVSWYKSQNDSVAYWRDTRTPSSARSKETGEVTPFAGVLYDLNDNLTAYASYSSIFTPQGSYRTLDGASLKPLVGKSYELGIKGEWFDGRLNSAFSLFRTLQEDAQQDNPVCPDSTCSLNSGKVRAQGVEAEVSGEVIERLQLLAGYTYTQTKILEDADSHNDGLAYNSYVPRHLLRVWGDYQLGGALERFNVGAGVNAQSDNYRVSPTSGKHISQAGYAIWNGRIGYRIDDTWSLALNGNNLLDKRYYTTIGTEGFGNFYGDPRNFTLSVKAEF comes from the coding sequence ATGTCTGAAGTTCACAAGTCGAAGTTGGCCCAGGCCATCAAGCTCGGGCTCTGGGGCGCGCTGGCGGTGTATGGCGCGGCGCTGCTGCCGTTGACCGCGGTGGCGGCCAGCGAACAGACGGCGGTGCGCCGCTTCGACATTGCCGGCGGTGACCTGACCGAGGTGCTGAGCCGTTACGCCAGCGCAGCCGGCGCGGCCATTTCCTTCGATGCCCGGCAGACCGCCGGCCTGCGTTCGGCGGGGCTCAAGGGTGAATACGGGGTACAGGAAGGCTTTGCGCGGATTCTTGCCGGCAGCGGCTGGCAGGCCGAGCCGCAAAGCAATGGCAGCTATGTGCTGCGCCCCGTGCCCCAGGGCAGCGGCGCTCTGGAGCTGGGCGCCACCCAGGTGCAGGGCCAGGAGCTGGGGGCCACCACCGAGTATTCCGGTTCCTACACCACCGGCGCGGTGACCATCGGCAAGGGCCAGCACTCGTTGAAGGAAACCCCGCAGTCGGTGACCGTGATCACCCGCAAGATGCTCGATGACCAGAACCTCAACACCATCGACCAGGTGATGGAAAAGACCCCGGGCATCACCCTCTACGACTCGCCCATGGGCGGCAAGTATTTCTACTCCCGGGGTTTTCGCATGACCGGCCAGTACCAGTACGACGGCGTGCCCCTGGACATGGGCAGCAGCTACGTGCAGGCCGACAGCTTCAGCAGCGACATGGCCTTCTATGACCGGGTGGAGATCCTGCGCGGCGCCGCCGGCATGCTCAAGGGCGCGGGCGGCACCGCCGGCTCGGTGAACTTCGTGCGCAAGCGCGGCCAGGCCACGCCCCACACCGAACTGACGATGTCCGCCGGCAGCTGGGACAACTACCGGGCCCAGGTGGACACCGGCGGGCCGTTGAACGATGCCGGCACCGTCCGCGGCCGGGCGGTGGTGACTCAGCAGACCCGGCAGTACTTCTACGACCTGGGGGAGCGCAAGGATCAGGTCTACTACGGCGCCCTGGATTTCGACCTCAGTGATGACACCACCCTGGGCCTGGGCATGGCCTATGAAGATGTTGATTCGCGCCCGTGCTGGGGCGGCCTGCCGCGCTACAGCGACGGCAGCGACCTCAAGCTCGGCCGTTCCACCTGCCTGAACACCGCCTGGAACAACTCGCGCAGCAAGCGCGCGACCTATTTCGCCGACCTGCGCCAGCAGCTCAACGATGACTGGGCGCTGAAGGTGGCCGGGGTCTACAGCCGCAACACCCAGGACGTCGAGTACGCCTTCCCCAGCGGTTCGGTGCCGGTGGGTGCCAGCCGCTCCAGCACCCTGATGCTGGGCAGCATCTATGACTACGATCAGGTGGACTACGGCTTCGACGCCTATGTCGACGGCCACTTCCAGGCCTTTGGCCAGGAGCACGAACTGATATTCGGCGCCAACGCCAGCCGTTCGATCAAGGACGACTTCTACGCCGTGACCGGCTTGCCGCAGCGGCAGAACGTGCTGGACCCCGATCACCACCTGCCCAAGCCCGATGCCAGCTACTACGAAAGCAACTCCACCCGGGGCGGCCCATCCGATCTGCGGATCCAGCAGCAAGGGCTGTATTCCACCCTGCGCCTGAAACTCGCCGACCCGCTGACCCTGGTCATGGGCAGCCGGGTCAGTTGGTACAAGTCGCAGAACGATTCCGTGGCCTACTGGCGCGATACCCGCACCCCCAGCAGTGCCCGTTCCAAGGAAACCGGCGAGGTCACGCCGTTCGCCGGGGTGCTGTACGACCTCAACGACAACCTCACGGCCTATGCCAGCTACTCCAGCATCTTCACCCCCCAGGGCAGCTATCGGACCCTGGACGGTGCGTCTCTCAAGCCGCTGGTGGGCAAGAGCTATGAGCTGGGGATCAAGGGCGAGTGGTTCGACGGCCGCCTGAACAGCGCCTTCAGCCTGTTCCGCACCCTTCAGGAGGATGCGCAGCAGGACAACCCGGTCTGCCCGGACAGCACCTGCTCGCTGAACTCGGGCAAGGTCCGCGCCCAGGGCGTTGAAGCCGAAGTCAGCGGCGAGGTGATCGAACGCCTGCAACTGCTGGCCGGCTACACCTACACCCAGACCAAGATCCTGGAAGATGCCGACAGCCACAACGACGGTTTGGCGTACAACAGCTATGTGCCGCGACACCTGCTGCGGGTCTGGGGCGATTACCAGTTGGGCGGTGCCCTGGAGCGCTTCAATGTGGGGGCTGGGGTCAACGCCCAGAGCGACAACTACCGGGTCTCGCCCACCAGCGGCAAGCACATCAGCCAGGCCGGCTATGCGATCTGGAACGGGCGCATCGGCTATCGCATCGAC
- a CDS encoding sigma-70 family RNA polymerase sigma factor, producing MPADDLSLRCAVTDLYTHHHGWLQGWLRQRLGNTFDAADLAQDTFVRVLKARNALEIREPRPYLSRIARGLLIDLFRRRSLEQAYLEALALVPEGEHPSPEEQNLMLQALLEVDRLLDGLGARVKQAFLLSQCDGLTYEQIAERLQISVRSVNNYMAKAMEHCCLMQMRMQLS from the coding sequence ATGCCCGCCGACGACTTATCCCTGCGCTGTGCCGTCACCGATCTGTACACCCATCACCACGGCTGGCTGCAGGGCTGGTTGCGCCAGCGCCTGGGCAACACCTTCGATGCCGCCGATCTGGCCCAGGATACTTTCGTGCGGGTGCTCAAGGCGCGCAATGCCCTGGAGATCCGCGAGCCGCGGCCCTACCTGTCGCGCATTGCCCGGGGCCTGCTGATCGATCTGTTTCGCCGCCGCTCCCTGGAGCAGGCGTACCTGGAGGCCCTGGCCCTGGTGCCCGAGGGCGAGCATCCGTCGCCGGAGGAGCAGAACCTGATGCTCCAGGCGCTGTTGGAAGTTGATCGCCTGCTGGACGGCCTGGGGGCCAGGGTCAAGCAGGCTTTCCTGCTGTCCCAGTGCGATGGCCTGACCTACGAGCAAATCGCCGAACGCCTGCAGATCTCGGTGCGCAGCGTCAACAACTACATGGCCAAGGCCATGGAGCATTGCTGCCTGATGCAGATGCGGATGCAGTTGTCATGA
- the mnmH gene encoding tRNA 2-selenouridine(34) synthase MnmH, with product MPLDCTDYRDIFLNDRPMMDTRAPIEFTKGAFPGVLNLPLMTDLERQRVGTCYKQQGQQAAIVLGHQLVSGDIKAQRIQAWADFARAHPDGLLYCFRGGLRSQIVQQWLKDEAGIDYPRVGGGYKAMRTFLLDTTEQALQQCDFVLLGGMTGTGKTEVLGQLDNALDLEGHANHRGSSFGRRATGQPSNIDFENRLAVDLLKKRERGVQSFVLEDENRMIGSCALPLSLYQSMQGLPMVWLEDRLDSRVQRILDDYVVNLSAEFVAVHGEEGFALFAERLLESLNKIHKRLGGERHQRLLLLMEAALAEQARSGDVELHRAWIEGLLGEYYDPMYTFQRESKGARIEFSGEHGAVLDYLRQRQPPSR from the coding sequence ATGCCTCTGGACTGCACCGACTACCGCGACATATTCCTCAACGACCGGCCGATGATGGACACCCGGGCGCCGATCGAATTCACCAAGGGCGCCTTTCCCGGGGTGCTCAACCTGCCGCTGATGACCGACCTGGAACGCCAGCGTGTCGGCACCTGCTACAAGCAGCAGGGGCAGCAGGCGGCCATCGTGCTTGGGCATCAACTGGTGTCCGGGGACATCAAGGCCCAGCGCATCCAGGCCTGGGCCGATTTCGCCCGGGCTCACCCCGACGGCCTGCTGTACTGCTTCCGTGGCGGCCTGCGCTCGCAGATCGTCCAGCAATGGCTCAAGGACGAAGCGGGCATTGACTACCCGCGGGTTGGCGGCGGCTACAAGGCCATGCGTACCTTCCTGCTGGACACCACCGAACAGGCCCTGCAGCAGTGCGATTTTGTCCTGTTGGGGGGCATGACCGGCACCGGCAAGACCGAAGTGCTGGGCCAACTGGACAACGCCCTGGACCTGGAAGGCCACGCCAACCACCGCGGCTCCAGTTTCGGCCGGCGCGCCACCGGGCAGCCGAGCAACATCGACTTCGAAAACCGTCTGGCGGTGGACCTGCTGAAAAAGCGTGAGCGCGGCGTGCAGAGCTTTGTCCTGGAAGACGAAAATCGCATGATCGGCAGCTGCGCCTTGCCGCTGTCGCTGTACCAGAGCATGCAGGGCCTGCCCATGGTCTGGCTGGAAGACCGCCTCGACAGCCGGGTGCAGCGCATCCTCGACGATTACGTGGTCAACCTCAGCGCCGAGTTCGTGGCCGTGCATGGCGAGGAAGGTTTTGCCCTGTTTGCCGAACGCCTGCTGGAAAGCCTGAACAAGATCCACAAGCGCCTCGGTGGCGAGCGTCACCAGCGCCTGTTGCTGCTGATGGAAGCCGCCCTGGCGGAACAGGCCCGCAGCGGCGACGTCGAACTGCACCGAGCCTGGATCGAAGGCTTGCTGGGCGAATACTACGACCCGATGTACACCTTCCAGCGCGAGAGTAAGGGCGCGCGGATCGAGTTCAGCGGCGAGCACGGCGCCGTGCTCGATTACCTGCGCCAGCGCCAGCCGCCATCGCGCTAG
- a CDS encoding FecR domain-containing protein: MSFAKLQLSVGERQAISGAARWYAQLRSGTASEQEQAAWREWLAADPLHRQAWERMQQLGEQMSALPGGLAGSTLRGAGRSRRELMRNLMVLASAGSLGWLGWRSDSAQQLLADYRTQVGERREVRLADGSALLLNTDTSVNVTFDAQQRRLQLLWGEMLVSAGVDALRRPLRVITRHGEVQAQSARFVLRSEEHEDQVAVLEQGVQVSLGNGALVRRVEAGQQLAFNTRSFAALQPNDASVGAWRQGSIIALDRPLGDLLADLSRYRRGVVQCDPQIAGLKISGAFPIDDTDRALAALESGFSLRIERYTRYWVRVSQRRVG; this comes from the coding sequence ATGAGTTTTGCCAAGCTGCAACTGAGCGTGGGCGAGCGCCAGGCCATCAGCGGCGCGGCGCGCTGGTATGCGCAGTTGCGCTCCGGCACAGCGAGCGAACAGGAACAGGCAGCCTGGCGCGAATGGCTGGCCGCCGACCCCTTGCATCGCCAGGCCTGGGAACGCATGCAGCAACTGGGCGAGCAGATGTCGGCCTTGCCTGGTGGCCTGGCCGGTTCCACCTTGCGCGGGGCCGGGCGCTCGCGCCGTGAGCTGATGCGCAACCTGATGGTACTGGCCTCGGCCGGCTCCCTCGGCTGGCTGGGCTGGCGCAGCGACAGCGCCCAGCAACTGCTGGCGGACTATCGAACCCAGGTCGGCGAACGCCGCGAAGTGCGCCTGGCGGACGGCAGTGCATTGCTGCTCAACACCGACACCTCGGTAAATGTCACTTTCGACGCTCAGCAGCGCCGGTTGCAGTTGCTCTGGGGCGAGATGCTGGTGAGCGCTGGCGTTGATGCGCTGCGCAGGCCATTGCGGGTCATCACGCGCCACGGTGAGGTCCAGGCCCAGAGCGCGCGTTTCGTGTTGCGCAGCGAGGAACACGAGGATCAGGTGGCGGTGCTGGAGCAGGGCGTGCAGGTCAGCCTGGGTAATGGGGCGCTGGTGCGTCGGGTCGAAGCCGGGCAGCAACTGGCCTTCAACACCCGGAGTTTCGCCGCGCTGCAACCCAACGACGCTTCAGTAGGCGCCTGGCGCCAGGGCAGCATCATCGCCCTCGACCGACCCTTGGGGGACTTGCTGGCGGACCTGTCGCGCTATCGCCGCGGTGTGGTGCAGTGCGATCCGCAGATTGCCGGCCTGAAGATTTCCGGGGCCTTTCCCATCGATGACACCGATCGCGCCCTGGCGGCGCTTGAGAGCGGTTTCTCGCTGCGCATCGAGCGCTACACCCGCTATTGGGTGCGGGTGTCCCAGCGCCGCGTCGGCTGA
- the hemB gene encoding porphobilinogen synthase, whose translation MSSQFPEARPRRLRRSEQLRSLFQETEFTLNDLVLPIFVEEEIDDFVPIKSMPGVMRIPESKLAGEIERYARAGIKSVMTFGVSHHLDCDGSDTWKENGLVSRMSRIAKDAVPEMIVMSDTCFCEYTEHGHCGVMHGHEVDNDQTLINLGKQAVAAARAGADVIAPSAAMDGQVQAIRRALDAAGFTQTPIMAYSTKFASALYGPFREAGGSALKGDRKSYQMNPMNRREAVRESLLDEQEGADSLMVKPAGAYLDIIRDIREASRLPVAAYQVSGEYAMIKFGAQAGAIDEQRVVRETLGSIKRAGADLIFTYFAMDLALAGI comes from the coding sequence ATGTCCAGCCAGTTCCCAGAAGCCCGTCCCCGCCGCCTGCGTCGCTCCGAACAACTGCGCAGTCTGTTCCAGGAAACCGAATTCACCCTCAACGACCTGGTGCTGCCGATTTTCGTCGAGGAAGAAATCGACGATTTCGTGCCGATCAAGAGCATGCCCGGGGTGATGCGCATTCCCGAATCCAAGCTGGCCGGGGAGATCGAGCGCTACGCCCGCGCCGGGATCAAGTCGGTGATGACTTTCGGCGTGTCTCACCACCTGGACTGCGATGGCAGCGATACCTGGAAGGAAAACGGCCTGGTGTCGCGCATGTCGCGCATTGCCAAGGACGCGGTGCCGGAAATGATCGTGATGTCCGACACCTGCTTCTGCGAATACACCGAGCACGGCCACTGTGGCGTGATGCACGGCCATGAAGTGGACAACGACCAGACCCTGATCAACCTCGGCAAGCAGGCGGTGGCCGCGGCCCGTGCCGGCGCCGACGTGATCGCGCCGTCGGCGGCCATGGACGGTCAGGTCCAGGCCATCCGCCGGGCCCTGGACGCCGCCGGTTTTACCCAGACGCCGATCATGGCCTATTCCACCAAGTTCGCTTCGGCGCTCTACGGCCCGTTCCGCGAGGCCGGCGGCAGTGCGCTCAAGGGCGACCGCAAGAGCTACCAGATGAACCCGATGAACCGCCGCGAAGCGGTGCGCGAGTCCCTGCTGGACGAGCAGGAAGGCGCCGACTCGCTGATGGTCAAGCCCGCCGGGGCCTACCTGGACATCATCCGCGACATCCGCGAGGCCTCGCGGTTGCCGGTGGCGGCGTATCAGGTCAGCGGCGAGTACGCGATGATCAAGTTCGGCGCCCAGGCCGGGGCCATCGACGAGCAGCGGGTGGTGCGCGAAACCCTGGGCTCGATCAAGCGCGCCGGTGCTGACCTGATCTTCACCTACTTCGCCATGGACCTGGCCCTGGCCGGGATCTGA
- a CDS encoding permease produces MSNLASTQPTRGWAFWCKPLLFLLVAAIGLYYVKWSPYYLKAFVAADSHSIGASILNDQQSSPWSAALAYSQVYFLAIWKAAVLAVILGSLLQVLIPRDWLLRLFGRAGFGSTLRGGLFALPGMMCSCCAAPVAAGLRRQKVSVGAALAFWIANPVLNPATLVFMGFVLGWGFSALRLVAGIVLVLGVSLVAQRVAGPEQLPEAAVDAVVEASTVNDQPFLLRWGKTLWQLFWSTIPIYVLAALVLGAARVWLFPHIDGAMGDSLWWLVPLAIAGTLFVIPTAAEIPIVQTMMTLGLGTGPAVALLMTLPSISLPSLLMLRKDFDARVLVTVAVLTMLVGIVCGLIGTVLL; encoded by the coding sequence ATGTCCAACCTCGCCTCCACCCAGCCCACCCGCGGCTGGGCGTTCTGGTGCAAACCCCTGCTGTTCCTGCTCGTGGCCGCCATCGGCCTGTATTACGTGAAGTGGTCGCCCTACTACCTCAAGGCCTTTGTCGCCGCCGACAGCCACAGCATCGGCGCGTCGATCCTCAACGATCAGCAAAGCTCGCCCTGGAGCGCCGCCCTGGCCTATTCCCAGGTGTACTTCCTGGCCATCTGGAAAGCCGCGGTGCTGGCGGTGATCTTGGGTTCCCTGCTGCAGGTATTGATTCCCCGGGACTGGCTGCTGCGCCTGTTCGGCCGCGCCGGTTTCGGCTCGACCCTGCGCGGTGGGCTGTTCGCCCTGCCGGGCATGATGTGTTCCTGCTGCGCCGCGCCGGTGGCTGCGGGTCTGCGGCGGCAGAAGGTCTCGGTGGGCGCGGCCCTGGCGTTCTGGATCGCCAACCCGGTGCTCAACCCGGCGACTCTGGTGTTCATGGGCTTTGTCCTGGGCTGGGGCTTTTCCGCCCTGCGCCTGGTGGCGGGGATTGTCCTGGTGCTGGGCGTGTCCCTGGTGGCGCAACGGGTCGCCGGCCCCGAGCAACTGCCGGAAGCCGCAGTGGATGCGGTGGTGGAAGCCAGCACGGTGAACGACCAGCCGTTCCTGCTGCGCTGGGGCAAGACCCTGTGGCAATTGTTCTGGAGCACCATTCCGATCTACGTGCTGGCGGCACTGGTGCTGGGCGCGGCGCGGGTCTGGCTGTTCCCGCATATCGACGGCGCCATGGGTGACAGCCTGTGGTGGCTGGTGCCGCTGGCGATTGCCGGGACCCTGTTCGTGATTCCCACAGCAGCGGAGATTCCCATCGTCCAGACCATGATGACCCTGGGCCTGGGCACTGGGCCGGCAGTGGCCCTGCTGATGACCCTGCCGAGCATCAGCCTGCCGTCGCTGCTGATGCTGCGCAAAGACTTCGATGCCCGGGTGCTGGTGACCGTGGCCGTGCTGACCATGCTGGTGGGGATTGTCTGCGGGTTGATTGGTACGGTGTTGTTGTAG
- a CDS encoding PhzF family phenazine biosynthesis protein: protein MPALNFKQIDVFSATPFKGNPLAVVFNADDLSEERMATFATWTNLSETTFLLKPRDPRADYRLRIFTTTQELPFAGHPTLGSCHAWLEAGGVPQGEEIIQECEVGLVRIRRQGNQLAFLAPPLLKSGPVEPEVLEQVRRGLRLAPGDIVQAQWVDNGAGWLAVMLGERQQVLDLQPDYPELVGLAVGVIAPCDPERDDSDAQFEVRAFIAGDGMPEDPATGSLNAGLAQWLLGAGLAPARYRVSQGLSMGRAGRIDVEQIGDEIWIGGTARTCIEGHLRLLQTSEQACENAPSPTDPRHP, encoded by the coding sequence ATGCCCGCCCTGAACTTCAAACAAATCGACGTCTTCAGCGCCACCCCCTTCAAGGGCAACCCCCTGGCCGTGGTGTTCAACGCCGACGACCTCAGCGAAGAACGCATGGCCACCTTCGCCACCTGGACCAACCTCAGCGAAACCACCTTCCTCCTCAAGCCCCGCGACCCCCGGGCCGACTATCGCTTGCGGATCTTCACCACCACCCAGGAGCTACCGTTCGCCGGTCACCCGACCCTGGGCAGTTGCCACGCCTGGCTCGAAGCCGGTGGCGTGCCTCAGGGCGAGGAGATCATTCAGGAGTGCGAGGTGGGCCTGGTGCGCATCCGCCGTCAGGGCAATCAGCTGGCCTTTCTCGCGCCGCCGCTGCTCAAGTCCGGCCCGGTGGAGCCCGAGGTGCTGGAGCAGGTGCGCCGTGGTCTGCGCCTGGCGCCCGGGGACATCGTGCAGGCGCAGTGGGTCGACAACGGCGCCGGCTGGCTGGCGGTGATGCTCGGCGAACGCCAGCAGGTGCTGGACCTGCAACCGGACTACCCGGAGTTGGTCGGTCTGGCGGTCGGGGTGATCGCGCCCTGTGACCCCGAGCGCGATGACAGCGACGCGCAGTTCGAGGTGCGGGCCTTTATCGCCGGTGATGGCATGCCCGAGGACCCGGCCACCGGCAGCCTCAACGCCGGCCTCGCCCAGTGGCTGCTGGGCGCCGGGCTGGCACCGGCTCGCTACCGCGTCAGCCAGGGCCTGAGCATGGGCCGGGCAGGGCGGATTGACGTGGAACAGATCGGCGATGAAATCTGGATCGGCGGCACGGCGCGCACCTGCATTGAGGGACACCTGAGACTTCTCCAAACCAGTGAGCAAGCGTGTGAGAACGCACCTTCGCCCACTGATCCGAGGCACCCATGA
- a CDS encoding glutathione binding-like protein, producing the protein MTDLSAFAVTQKWPAQFPEWIQLYSLPTPNGVKVSIMLEEIGLPYEAHRVSFETQDQMTPEFLSVSPNNKIPAILDPHGPGDQPLALFESGAILIYLADKSGQLLAQESAARYETLQWLMFQMGGIGPMFGQVGFFHKFAGKDYEDKRPLERYVNEAKRLLGVLDKHLEGREWIMGERYTIADIATFPWIRNLVGFYEAGGLVGFDSFPQVQRVLAKFVARPAVIRGLEIPKVV; encoded by the coding sequence ATGACCGATCTTTCCGCTTTTGCCGTTACCCAGAAATGGCCTGCGCAATTTCCCGAATGGATTCAGCTGTATTCGTTGCCGACGCCCAACGGGGTCAAGGTCTCGATCATGCTCGAAGAGATCGGCCTGCCTTATGAAGCGCACCGGGTCAGCTTCGAGACTCAGGATCAGATGACCCCGGAGTTCCTCAGCGTCAGCCCGAACAACAAGATCCCGGCGATTCTCGATCCCCATGGTCCTGGCGACCAGCCGCTGGCGTTGTTCGAATCGGGGGCGATCCTGATTTACCTGGCGGACAAGAGCGGGCAACTGCTGGCCCAGGAGTCGGCGGCGCGTTATGAAACCCTCCAGTGGCTGATGTTCCAGATGGGCGGTATCGGGCCGATGTTCGGGCAGGTGGGGTTCTTCCACAAATTCGCCGGCAAGGACTACGAGGACAAGCGGCCGCTGGAGCGTTATGTGAACGAGGCCAAGCGCTTGCTGGGGGTGTTGGACAAGCACCTGGAGGGGCGCGAGTGGATCATGGGTGAGCGCTACACCATTGCCGATATTGCGACCTTTCCGTGGATTCGGAATTTGGTCGGGTTTTATGAGGCGGGTGGGTTGGTGGGGTTTGATAGCTTCCCGCAGGTGCAGCGGGTGCTGGCCAAGTTTGTGGCGCGGCCGGCGGTGATCCGTGGGTTGGAGATTCCCAAGGTGGTTTGA
- a CDS encoding histidine phosphatase family protein has protein sequence MPLLRHLKNRAYLLLPALLLGSALSLESSASRAQPVDGTQTMVFLRHAEKPAGGLGQLNCQGLNRAIDLASLLPEKFGKAQYVFAADPTRNVEEGELDNSYSYIRPLMTISPSAIKLGLPVNIDFAANDTSDLADELLHDRYHNATIYTAWSHGYLPELINKVAEEAVGETRPITEDWASSDFDSLYVLTLTWRNGKASLHSQSYKQGLDGGEQDCPS, from the coding sequence ATGCCCCTGTTACGCCATCTCAAGAACCGCGCCTACCTGCTGCTACCGGCCCTGTTGCTGGGCAGCGCCTTGTCCCTGGAATCCAGTGCCAGCCGTGCACAACCGGTGGACGGCACCCAGACCATGGTGTTCCTGCGCCATGCCGAAAAACCTGCAGGCGGCCTCGGCCAGCTCAACTGCCAGGGGCTGAACCGGGCCATCGACCTGGCCTCGCTGCTGCCGGAAAAATTCGGCAAGGCGCAGTACGTGTTCGCCGCCGACCCCACGCGCAATGTCGAGGAAGGCGAGCTGGACAACTCCTACAGCTACATCCGCCCCTTGATGACCATCAGCCCTAGCGCCATCAAGCTCGGCCTGCCGGTGAACATCGATTTTGCCGCCAATGACACCAGCGACCTGGCGGACGAGCTGCTGCACGACCGCTACCACAACGCGACCATCTACACCGCCTGGTCCCACGGCTACCTGCCGGAGCTGATCAACAAGGTCGCCGAAGAGGCCGTGGGCGAAACACGCCCGATCACCGAGGACTGGGCCTCCAGCGACTTCGACTCGCTGTACGTGCTGACCCTGACCTGGCGCAACGGCAAGGCCAGCCTGCACAGCCAGAGCTACAAGCAGGGCCTGGACGGTGGCGAGCAGGATTGCCCGAGCTGA
- the selD gene encoding selenide, water dikinase SelD, translating into MSEPIRLTQYSHGAGCGCKISPQVLEVILAGSGAQNLDPKLWVGNASRDDAAVYAIDEERGVVSTTDFFMPIVDDPFDFGRIAATNAISDIYAMGGDPLMAIAILGWPVNVLAPEIAREVIRGGRAVCDAAGIPLAGGHSIDAPEPIFGLAVTGLVEKRFMKRNDTATAGCLLYLTKPLGIGVLTTAEKKGKLRDADIGLARDWMCTLNKPGARFGKLEGVTAMTDVTGFGLLGHLVEMADGSGLTAQIHYDRVPRLPGVEYYLDQGCVPGGTLRNYSSYAEKIGRVQELHKRVLCDPQTSGGLLVAVTPQGNAEFLALAAELGLELAPIGELVERQSHAVEVF; encoded by the coding sequence ATGAGCGAGCCGATTCGCCTGACCCAGTACAGCCACGGAGCCGGCTGCGGCTGCAAGATTTCCCCCCAGGTGCTGGAGGTGATTCTGGCCGGCAGCGGGGCGCAGAACCTCGATCCCAAGCTGTGGGTCGGCAACGCCTCGCGCGATGACGCGGCGGTCTACGCCATCGACGAAGAACGCGGCGTAGTCTCCACCACCGACTTTTTCATGCCCATCGTCGACGACCCCTTCGACTTCGGGCGCATCGCCGCCACCAACGCCATCAGCGACATCTACGCCATGGGCGGCGACCCGCTGATGGCGATCGCCATTCTCGGCTGGCCGGTGAACGTGTTGGCCCCGGAAATCGCCCGGGAAGTGATCCGCGGCGGCCGCGCCGTATGCGACGCGGCGGGCATTCCCCTGGCCGGCGGCCACTCCATCGACGCACCGGAGCCGATCTTCGGTCTGGCGGTCACCGGGCTGGTAGAAAAACGCTTCATGAAGCGCAACGACACCGCGACCGCCGGCTGCCTGCTGTACCTGACCAAGCCCCTGGGGATCGGCGTGCTCACCACCGCCGAGAAAAAGGGCAAGCTGCGCGACGCCGACATCGGCCTGGCCCGCGACTGGATGTGCACCCTGAACAAGCCCGGCGCGCGTTTCGGCAAGCTCGAAGGGGTGACCGCGATGACCGACGTCACCGGTTTCGGCCTGCTCGGGCACCTGGTGGAAATGGCCGACGGCAGCGGCCTGACCGCGCAGATCCACTACGACCGCGTACCTCGTTTGCCGGGGGTCGAGTACTACCTGGACCAGGGCTGCGTGCCCGGCGGCACCTTGCGCAACTACAGCAGCTACGCCGAGAAGATCGGCCGGGTCCAGGAGCTGCACAAACGCGTGCTCTGCGATCCACAGACCAGTGGCGGCCTGCTGGTGGCGGTGACCCCGCAAGGCAATGCCGAGTTCCTCGCCCTGGCGGCGGAGCTGGGCCTGGAACTGGCGCCCATCGGCGAGCTGGTGGAGCGACAGAGCCACGCGGTCGAGGTGTTCTGA
- a CDS encoding DUF3077 domain-containing protein has translation MKKLVPDPPRPLRDPELDRANANLLSALKPTQARPFGLRDAQGNTLFSVQAGVSAEEALRHVALLLKCAEEVSDEITERASGIERGLIWSMVHSVEMARAVVEALLDRPRPAG, from the coding sequence ATGAAAAAGCTCGTCCCCGATCCACCCCGCCCACTGCGCGATCCCGAGCTGGATCGCGCCAACGCCAACCTGCTCAGCGCGCTGAAACCGACCCAGGCACGCCCGTTCGGCCTGCGCGATGCCCAGGGCAATACCCTGTTCAGCGTGCAAGCCGGGGTCAGCGCCGAAGAGGCCCTGAGGCACGTCGCCCTGCTGCTCAAATGCGCCGAGGAGGTGTCCGATGAAATCACCGAGCGCGCCAGCGGTATCGAACGCGGCCTGATCTGGTCCATGGTGCATTCCGTGGAAATGGCCCGGGCCGTGGTCGAGGCCTTGCTCGACCGTCCACGCCCTGCCGGCTGA